The following coding sequences lie in one Labrus bergylta chromosome 13, fLabBer1.1, whole genome shotgun sequence genomic window:
- the tgfbr2l gene encoding TGF-beta receptor type-2, with translation MMARFRTLWTGILVLLTAGPPAVVRSFSYLSFNLCKWCESSSPVCEDRVCTSNCSLNSFCNVTEEICIAIWRKTNDTMTVHTMCHNPSLPLEGVDPGLLLNFTSRECHMVPQPADDGAVMVCGCHGDHECNDRLIFDKGANGFSKLQSKDVIPVVVVSLVPPFLVAIVATAAFYFYRTRRPDKPSPPVRPDWPTKRTPDLYQAFDLPCGGLGPRRDGGGGVTGPGAEMEESNAKLPNNDNISDMTAWQGHLAEPLPIKLEAVVGKGRFAEVWRGCLLDGEKGGVSSYETVAVKVFPAVEYASWRNECSIFSDPKLEHDNVVRFFAAMERGPPGHALRKYWLVLAYHSLGNLQDFLSANILTWEELIAMAGSIARGLAHLHNDTTPSGVPKVPVAHRDLKSSNIVVKSRKECALCDFGLALRLDLSLTADDYANSGQVGTARYMAPEVLESRVNLEDLEAFKQMDVYSMALVLWELASRCEAIGVAEVKSYEPAFGSKVCEQPCVDSMRDLVLRDRGRPEIPSTWTQHQGMGVFCSTITECWDHDPEARLTAHCVVERLNALQQEEEEGGRQEEEEEEDVRRGTDRESDKESETPDNNQSPSYTTAASSPSSSSSFQIPQPDSQTEGTEVSQDSLVHSGSVV, from the exons ATGATGGCTCGGTTCCGGACGCTTTGGACCGGGATCCTGGTCCTCCTCACGGCCG GTCCTCCTGCCGTCGTCCGCTCTTTCAGCTACCTGAGCTTCAACCTGTGCAAGTGGTGTGAGTCGTCCAGTCCTGTGTGTGAAGACCGCGTCTGCACCAGTAACTGCTCGCTGAACTCCTTCTGCAACGTCACCGAGGAGATCTGCATCGCCATATG GAGAAAGACCAACGACACGATGACGGTTCACACAATGTGTCATAATCCCTCCTTGCCACTAGAGGGCGTGGACCCCGGTCTGCTGCTCAACTTCACCTCAAGAGAGTGTCACATGGTCCCACAGCCTGCAGATGATGGAGCCGTGATGGTCTGTGGTTGTCATGGAGACCACGAGTGTAACGACAGACTGATCTTTGACAAGGGAGCCAACG gatTTTCCAAGCTGCAGAGTAAAGACGTGATCCCGGTGGTGGTCGTGAGTTTGGTGCCCCCTTTCCTGGTTGCCATAGTTGCCACGGCTGCCTTCTACTTTTACCGCACACGCCGTCCTGACAAACCCAGCCCTCCTGTGCGCCCTGACTGGCCCACCAAACGCACCCCAGATCTCTACCAGGCTTTTGACTTGCCATGTGGGGGTCTCGGGCCTAGACGTGATGGTGGAGGTGGTGTGACAGGTCCTGGTGCTGAAATGGAGGAGTCTAATGCCAAGTTGCCAAACAATGACAACATCAGTGACATGACAGCTTGGCAGGGACATCTGGCTGAACCACTGCCCATCAAGCTGGAAGCTGTGGTGGGGAAGGGGCGCTTTGCAGAAGTGTGGAGGGGATGCCTGCTTGACGGTGAGAAGGGGGGAGTCAGCAGTTATGAAACTGTGGCAGTGAAGGTGTTTCCAGCTGTAGAGTACGCCTCCTGGAGAAACGAGTGCTCCATCTTCTCAGACCCAAAGCTGGAGCATGATAACGTGGTGCGATTCTTTGCAGCCATGGAAAGGGGCCCGCCTGGCCACGCCCTTAGGAAGTACTGGTTGGTTTTGGCCTATCACAGCCTCGGGAACCTGCAGGACTTTCTCTCTGCAAACATACTCACCTGGGAGGAACTTATTGCCATGGCAGGCAGCATCGCTAGAGGATTGGCTCATCTCCATAATGACACGACTCCCAGCGGGGTTCCAAAG GTTCCAGTTGCCCATCGGGACCTGAAGAGCAGTAACATTGTGGTAAAGAGCAGGAAGGAGTGTGCTCTGTGTGACTTTGGTCTGGCATTGAGATTGGACCTCTCCCTTACTGCTGACGACTACGCTAACAGTGGACAG GTTGGAACTGCTCGCTACATGGCTCCTGAGGTCCTTGAGTCAAGGGTGAACCTGGAAGACCTTGAGGCCTTCAAGCAGATGGACGTTTACTCCATGGCTCTGGTCCTCTGGGAGTTAGCATCTCGCTGCGAGGCCATAGGTG TTGCAGAGGTAAAGAGCTACGAGCCAGCGTTTGGCTCCAAGGTTTGTGAGCAGCCCTGTGTGGACAGCATGAGAGATCTGGTGCTCAGGGACCGAGGACGACCGGAGATCCCCTCAACGTGGACGCAGCACCAG GGGATGGGTGTCTTCTGCTCCACCATCACTGAGTGCTGGGATCACGACCCTGAGGCCAGACTGACGGCTCACTGCGTGGTGGAGCGCTTGAATGCCCtgcagcaggaagaggaggagggaggaaggcaggaggaagaggaagaggaggatgtgagGAGAGGAACTGACAGAGAGAGTGATAAGGAATCAGAGACACCAGACAATAATCAGAGTCCTTCCTACACCACTGCTGCTTCAtcaccctcttcctcttcctcctttcagATCCCTCAGCCAGACTCACAGACAGAAGGAACAGAGGTTTCCCAAGATTCCCTGGTTCACTCTGGTTCTGTGGTGTAA
- the lmln gene encoding leishmanolysin-like peptidase, which yields MEPRLIGDGKPSVSWILCPVLVFSVLAVVVSCHGTCRHRVPAPDEVVHHVYLKPERLTKRSSPENLQLKIKIIYDYSVDLLPADKRRLVKDKLFPQAIDYLQRAFSVRRRVGPVLLSRQCATNQYLRKRDDPHRYCQDACADVTRCGPVLVPQHHLQQCKVCSESGKSCGPSGPPDGPGVAGSDFVLYVSGITTERCGQENIVAYAAYCQLEAELDRPIAGYANLCPAMISSQPQEFEGMLSTVKHEIIHALGFSAGLFAFYHDDEGRPLTPRFTSGLPAFNESLGLYQWSDAVIRRVSRLWDIRGGSMVRHQVHVLVTPRVVEEARRHYNCPILEGMELENQGGTGTELNHWEKRLLENEAMTGSHTQNRVFSRLTLAIMEDSGWYRANYSLAQRLDWGRGLGCDFVMKSCKFWMDRQRQRRHAVTPFCDTVRASPLQLTCRQDQLAVAVCNLQKYPQELPLEYQYFDRIPDVSADQLSLFGGAVEIADFCPFSQEFSWHLSGEYQRNSYCRVTENQPDWWRNYGAEQYGPDSVCLYQKSAFVMEQCTRKMTYPDWGSGCYKVLCSPQGLTVYVQDRSFLCVRKGQLLSVSVRVNDWVYNGVLVCPACTSFCEDCPLPHQIPPINASRSNPIDPCSSSPGLAFTLWLLLLNLLPLVAGLLLCDCS from the exons ATGGAGCCGAGGCTGATCGGGGATGGGAAGCCGTCCGTGTCCTGGATCCTCTGCCCTGTCCTCGTCTTCTCCGTCCTGGCCGTGGTCGTGAGCTGCCATGGGACGTGCAGACACCGAGTCCCCGCTCCCGACGAG GTCGTCCATCATGTTTACCTGAAGCCTGAGCGTCTGACTAAGAGAAGCTCTCCTGAAAACCTTCAGCTGAAGATAAAAATAATCTACGACTACAGCGTGGACCT actTCCTGCAGACAAGAGACGACTGGTGAAG gataAGCTGTTTCCTCAGGCCATCGATTACCTGCAGAGAGCCTTCAGCGTGAGGCGCAGAGTCGGGCCGGTGCTGCTCAGCAG ACAATGTGCGACCAACCAGTACCTGAGGAAGAGAGATGACCCTCACCGATACTGTCAGGACGCCTGTGCAGACGTCACACGCTGCGGCCCTGTCCTTGTGCCACAGCACCACCTGCAG CAATGTAAGGTGTGCAGTGAATCAGGGAAGTCGTGTGGCCCCTCGGGACCCCCAGACGGACCCGGAGTGGCGGGGTCTGACTTTGTGCTCTACGTCAGCGGCATCACCACGGAGCGCTGCGGGCAGGAAAACATTGTGGCCTACGCTGCATACTGCCAGCTGGAGGCCGAGCTGGACAG ACCTATAGCCGGCTATGCCAACCTGTGTCCCGCCATGATCTCGTCTCAGCCTCAGGAGTTTGAAGGGATGCTCTCCACTGTCAAACACGAGATCATCCACGCTCTG GGGTTTTCAGCTGGTCTGTTTGCCTTCTATCATGACGATGAAGGCAGACCTCTGACTCCTCGCTTCACCAGCGGCCTGCCCGCCTTCAACGAGAG tctgggTTTGTACCAGTGGAGCGATGCGGTGATAAGGAGGGTCAGCCGGCTGTGGGACATCAGAGGAGGATCAATGGTTCGACACCAGGTCCATGTCCTCGTCACTCCTCGGGTCGTG GAAGAGGCGAGGAGACATTATAACTGTCCCATCCTGGAGGGGATGGAGCTGGAGAACCAGGGCGGGACGGGGACCGAACTGAACCACTGGGAGAAGAGACTtctggag AACGAGGCGATGACAGGCTCCCACACTCAGAACCGGGTGTTCTCTCGACTCACGCTGGCCATCATGGAAGACAGCGGCTGGTACCGGGCTAACTACAGCCTGGCTCAGAGGCTGGACTGGGGCCGCGGCCTCGGCTGTGACTTTGTCATGAAGAGCTGCAAGTTCTGgatggacagacagagacagag GCGACACGCTGTGACTCCGTTCTGCGACACGGTGCGAGCGTCTCCTCTGCAGCTCACCTGCAGACAGGACCAGCTGGCTGTGGCCGTCTGCAACCTGCAGAAATATCCCCAGGAGCTGCCGCTGGAGTATCAG tatttTGACAGGATCCCCGACGTGTCAGCTGATCAGTTGTCGTTGTTCGGCGGTGCGGTGGAGATTGCAGATTTCTGTCCGTTCAGTCAGGAGTTCAGCTGGCACCTGAGCGGAGAATATCAGAGGAACTCGTACTGCAGAGTGACCGAGAACCAGCCGG actgGTGGAGGAACTACGGGGCGGAGCAGTACGGTCCCGACTCGGTGTGCTTGTACCAGAAGTCGGCGTTCGTTATGGAGCAATGCACGAGGAAGATGACTTACCCAGACTGGGGCTCCGGCTGCTACAAG gtgctgTGCTCGCCACAGGGCCTGACCGTGTACGTTCAGGACCGTTCCTTCCTCTGCGTTCGTAAAGGTCAGCTGCTGAGCGTCAGCGTGCGGGTCAACGACTGGGTTTATAACGGCGTGCTCGTCTGCCCCGCCTGCACCAGCTTCTGTGAAGACTGCCCCCTCCCCCACCAGATCCCGCCCATCAACGCCTCCAGGAGCAACCCCATTG acccCTGCTCCAGCTCTCCTGGTCTGGCCTTCACTCTGTGGCTCCTCTTGCTCAACCTGCTCCCTCTAGTGGCCGGACTGCTACTCTGCGACTGCAGCTGA